A single region of the Marinobacter salinisoli genome encodes:
- the pabB gene encoding aminodeoxychorismate synthase component I, with translation MEAQIEQHRFANCADGASPFLAGGWMGFLCYELGFQTEARFHRVCVPIPLPSLAAGFYLWMASHCRRTGRFFLWIHPRCSQATRTTLANWRANPAPIPAQPWKMSGKFSPTQSKDALLASVRTIKQFIQAGDVYQANLSQEFQGHYEGDPWLAFKALTSEHPTPFSAFIRHEGASILSISPERFIGIEGRRMFTSPIKGTRPRGRTPEEDVALAQELQCSEKDRAENLMIVDLLRNDLSVNAETGSVAVENLFSLESYQNVHHLVSHIHAELRDGVSPIKALMDAFPGGSITGAPKIRSMEIINELEPHWRGPYCGSVFYWGLNGRLDSNIAIRTLLCEENGTVRCWGGGGIVADSDPESEYQETLTKVKPLMDFLESL, from the coding sequence ATGGAGGCACAGATAGAACAACACCGGTTCGCCAACTGTGCCGATGGCGCCTCACCTTTCCTTGCAGGGGGGTGGATGGGTTTTTTGTGTTATGAGCTGGGCTTTCAAACCGAAGCGCGGTTTCACAGAGTATGCGTACCCATTCCGCTGCCTTCATTGGCTGCCGGCTTCTATTTGTGGATGGCAAGTCACTGCCGACGAACTGGCCGATTTTTTTTGTGGATTCACCCGCGGTGTTCACAAGCAACTCGAACCACTCTAGCTAATTGGCGCGCGAACCCTGCACCAATTCCAGCACAGCCATGGAAAATGAGCGGGAAGTTTTCGCCAACCCAATCAAAAGATGCTTTGCTCGCAAGCGTCAGAACCATTAAGCAATTCATCCAAGCTGGCGATGTCTATCAGGCAAATCTGTCCCAGGAATTTCAGGGACACTACGAGGGCGACCCATGGCTGGCCTTCAAGGCCCTTACCTCCGAGCACCCGACACCCTTCAGTGCATTTATTCGCCACGAGGGGGCGTCAATCCTGTCTATCTCTCCAGAACGCTTCATTGGAATTGAAGGCCGAAGGATGTTTACCAGTCCGATCAAGGGAACGCGCCCAAGAGGACGCACCCCTGAAGAGGACGTTGCACTTGCACAAGAACTTCAGTGCTCTGAAAAAGATCGGGCAGAGAACCTGATGATTGTCGATCTCCTGCGAAATGACCTCAGCGTCAACGCAGAAACCGGCAGCGTAGCAGTAGAAAATTTGTTCTCTCTGGAGTCCTATCAGAATGTCCACCACCTGGTCAGCCACATTCACGCTGAACTTCGGGATGGCGTTTCCCCGATCAAAGCCCTGATGGATGCCTTCCCGGGTGGTTCAATCACCGGGGCACCGAAGATCCGCTCCATGGAAATCATCAACGAACTGGAACCCCACTGGCGTGGCCCTTATTGCGGGTCGGTGTTTTACTGGGGGCTGAACGGTCGACTGGACAGCAATATCGCCATCCGGACCCTGCTTTGTGAAGAAAACGGTACTGTTCGATGCTGGGGCGGTGGCGGCATCGTTGCGGATTCAGACCCGGAAAGCGAGTATCAGGAAACCCTGACCAAAGTTAAACCACTCATGGATTTCCTGGAGAGTTTATAA
- a CDS encoding DUF6160 family protein yields the protein MKGLKKLTLATAIAAAPFAANAELKALDDTSMGNVTGQAGVTIELSAKVDIGEVAYQDEGFLAISDVSIGAGDWATDATTGEYTGGVMDQSGISDIKLYIDVVGAGLAGDTGAGGIGSEYLGAAAADPANGVAWSDTKLTAGDYANYLATADIENGDLVIGLRSVSGLPVSYGLGIGKVSLAQSGEADDLGKLNEVAGDTSTTLISDLRIKGELGPIDVVIQENSNEMNISAFFNAEGGLKADFVGTYLDFELHNRRGDDTNRLQIAAAGVDTSFAYAQVDIGLGTNAAGEEALAFDVNNFSGDLDLKNIRMGASDAASIGDLYMTDMNISASMIVYGH from the coding sequence ATGAAAGGCCTGAAGAAACTTACTCTGGCAACAGCGATTGCCGCAGCACCGTTCGCCGCCAACGCCGAACTCAAGGCACTGGACGATACCTCCATGGGTAACGTCACTGGTCAGGCTGGTGTAACCATCGAACTGTCAGCGAAGGTAGATATCGGCGAAGTCGCCTATCAGGATGAAGGCTTTTTGGCCATCTCCGACGTGAGCATTGGTGCCGGTGACTGGGCTACTGATGCAACCACCGGAGAGTACACAGGCGGCGTCATGGACCAAAGCGGTATTTCTGACATCAAGCTGTACATTGATGTGGTTGGTGCCGGCCTGGCCGGTGACACGGGTGCGGGAGGTATCGGCAGCGAATATCTTGGCGCTGCTGCTGCGGATCCGGCCAACGGAGTAGCTTGGTCTGATACTAAGCTTACTGCAGGCGATTACGCGAATTACCTTGCGACTGCCGATATCGAAAACGGTGATCTGGTGATCGGCCTGCGTTCTGTTTCGGGTCTGCCGGTCAGCTATGGTCTGGGCATCGGCAAAGTGTCTTTGGCTCAGAGCGGAGAAGCCGATGATCTTGGTAAGCTGAATGAAGTTGCAGGCGACACCAGCACTACTCTGATCTCTGATCTGCGAATCAAGGGTGAGCTTGGTCCCATTGATGTCGTTATTCAAGAAAACTCCAATGAGATGAACATCAGCGCGTTCTTCAATGCCGAAGGCGGGCTGAAGGCTGACTTCGTTGGCACTTACTTGGATTTCGAACTTCATAACCGTCGTGGTGATGACACCAACAGACTGCAGATCGCTGCTGCTGGAGTGGATACCAGCTTTGCTTACGCGCAGGTTGATATTGGGCTAGGAACCAATGCTGCCGGTGAAGAGGCTCTGGCGTTTGATGTAAACAACTTTTCCGGTGACTTGGATCTGAAAAACATTCGTATGGGTGCATCGGATGCCGCCTCAATTGGCGACCTCTATATGACCGATATGAATATCAGCGCTTCAATGATCGTTTACGGTCACTAA
- a CDS encoding DUF6160 family protein — MATSKKQIVLVLFSLAAPLAYSDLAPVTDNELADVTGQSGLTVSYSGHATLGQLKFEKLGSIQVDGITMGGAGVTASGAAAGFGTYFDDALVMVDIASDGTLDVRWEPESGSFIDWGFRADSVSLTSSTSMQTEMLSGVEAWGYLRRSYRRIEPELGSNGLSQGSNVYTAYTVEDLSADALPGTVGLKGAYVKGTESQGLQLGSATLTSEFSRWATGGAAGFDSPLSDIESGFAAMEYSYRPVAATDSPTGAETVEIQIHGFAADIGVAGMSVGQTDLGAMVLDNVQVHDTVLTFHP; from the coding sequence ATGGCTACAAGCAAAAAGCAGATCGTGCTGGTGCTCTTCTCTCTCGCTGCTCCCCTAGCGTATAGCGACCTGGCTCCAGTGACTGACAACGAATTGGCGGATGTCACCGGGCAAAGCGGGCTGACGGTATCCTATTCGGGCCATGCCACACTTGGGCAGCTGAAATTCGAGAAGCTTGGCTCCATCCAAGTTGATGGCATTACCATGGGTGGTGCTGGTGTGACAGCCTCGGGCGCAGCCGCTGGGTTTGGTACTTATTTCGACGACGCTTTGGTGATGGTGGATATCGCCTCCGACGGAACCCTGGACGTACGCTGGGAGCCGGAATCGGGTTCTTTCATTGATTGGGGCTTCAGAGCCGACAGTGTTTCACTGACTTCCAGTACTTCCATGCAAACGGAAATGCTTTCGGGCGTTGAGGCCTGGGGTTACTTGCGCCGTTCTTATCGGCGTATTGAGCCGGAGCTGGGTTCCAATGGGTTATCGCAGGGCTCGAATGTTTACACGGCTTACACGGTTGAAGACCTTTCTGCAGACGCGTTGCCGGGGACTGTTGGCCTGAAGGGGGCGTACGTTAAGGGTACGGAATCGCAAGGTTTGCAACTGGGTTCCGCGACCCTGACCAGCGAGTTTTCCCGGTGGGCGACCGGCGGCGCTGCGGGCTTCGACTCGCCCCTAAGCGACATCGAGAGCGGTTTTGCGGCAATGGAGTATAGCTACCGTCCGGTGGCCGCTACTGATTCTCCGACCGGTGCCGAGACCGTGGAGATCCAAATCCATGGGTTTGCTGCTGATATTGGCGTGGCCGGCATGTCAGTAGGGCAGACTGACCTCGGAGCCATGGTTCTGGACAATGTTCAGGTCCACGATACGGTTTTGACGTTCCACCCCTGA
- a CDS encoding DUF58 domain-containing protein, whose product MQHFDQKNIFILPTRAGFVFGILLLVMLITGINYQNSLIYLMTFVLGTVFIGAMHQTHRNLSGLALSLSAAGEAFAGEEIKFRFRATANGADVVAIWLSWRGHKVEPVHVQAGQARDVTLLIPTTYRGYFRPERIRVETRFPFGLLRAWSWIRPSTSGVIYPAPLAAPEITGAAPDENDDASASPIDDTDHAELRPWREGDLSQRVMWKRYVRNGQMVVADWQGEGGSPDWLDFDSFQGIDPEVRLKYLAWMVRQRAKTDQPFGLRLPGQTIDPDEGTAHAQRCLRALAVWGMKAPDAANGELSDYSAQTHVINRAEARS is encoded by the coding sequence GTGCAACATTTCGATCAGAAGAACATTTTCATTCTCCCGACCAGGGCCGGCTTTGTCTTTGGCATCCTGCTGTTGGTCATGCTGATCACCGGAATCAATTATCAGAACAGCCTCATTTATCTGATGACCTTTGTTCTGGGTACGGTATTCATCGGGGCGATGCACCAGACGCACCGAAACCTTTCCGGGCTCGCACTTTCACTGTCGGCAGCGGGCGAGGCGTTCGCCGGCGAGGAAATAAAATTCCGCTTCCGTGCCACCGCGAATGGAGCCGATGTCGTGGCCATCTGGCTTTCCTGGCGCGGTCACAAGGTGGAACCTGTGCATGTCCAGGCAGGACAGGCGCGGGACGTTACCCTCCTGATACCAACGACTTATCGAGGTTATTTCCGGCCTGAAAGAATTCGGGTGGAAACCCGCTTTCCTTTTGGGTTGCTCAGAGCCTGGTCCTGGATCCGGCCGTCTACATCCGGCGTTATTTATCCGGCACCGCTGGCTGCGCCTGAAATAACCGGTGCCGCTCCGGACGAAAACGATGACGCGAGCGCCAGCCCCATCGACGACACCGATCATGCGGAGTTACGACCCTGGCGAGAGGGCGATCTGAGCCAGAGAGTGATGTGGAAACGCTATGTCAGGAATGGCCAGATGGTCGTCGCTGACTGGCAGGGTGAGGGTGGCAGCCCTGATTGGCTGGATTTTGACAGTTTCCAGGGCATCGATCCGGAAGTTCGATTGAAATATCTGGCCTGGATGGTGCGGCAGCGTGCCAAGACTGATCAGCCGTTCGGTCTGCGTCTTCCCGGCCAGACCATCGATCCGGACGAGGGGACCGCGCACGCGCAAAGGTGCTTGCGCGCTCTCGCTGTGTGGGGGATGAAGGCGCCGGATGCAGCAAATGGTGAGCTTTCCGATTACTCCGCACAGACCCACGTCATCAACCGTGCGGAGGCCCGTTCGTGA
- a CDS encoding transglutaminase TgpA family protein — MQNQPLPSNALLWLIASFLILVVPQLDRLPLWLAVSCAALAGWRWLAQTGRVRLPGRVARMAVIFSLVAAYIATIKGQFSVDTAASFFVLAVGLKWLECRSNRDYYVLFFILVYLGGVNFLFRQEIYWALLNFAALGGLLVGLQLLNAPDLPHGIASGWRRLGGLMFKTLPIVVLLFIFFPRMAPLWSVPLVSSEARTGISESMSPGDISNLAQSDERAFRVTFGGEAPPHRDRYWRGLILDYLDGETWRQAAGEGYRRPGRVANDGGVGELEPDEYEVLLEPTDQHWAFALEGSEAASRNVVEESEDLFRFQRPADTAVRYRLAFEGGSRDSVPELAMDQRRRYLQLPETGNPRARQLGESLRSRMSDAEMVDALLSRFRNQPYYYTLRPPRMAEDGIDTLLFDARRGFCAHYAGATTFVLRAAGVPARVVVGYQGGESGANNEYLIVRQYDAHAWVEVWIEGQGWTRVDPTAVIAPSRIESGLREAVAEEGSFLEERWASPQRYSDIQVVRWLSHQLDRVNYTWQRWVVGYQGESQMDLLSRLPGGLGLKELGYISAGIAGLGLLMAALVSALKVRRGERKDGFDRAVVAWHRLSAAAGVPARTGETPSELAARLGEAVPGASQSARLFAQGVNSHYYKAGAGDGSSDLARMRRLLAIMKKQLRHSRSNRKDS; from the coding sequence GTGCAGAATCAACCCTTGCCCTCCAATGCCTTACTTTGGCTCATCGCCAGTTTCCTTATCTTGGTAGTGCCACAACTTGATCGGCTGCCGCTTTGGTTGGCGGTATCCTGTGCCGCGCTTGCAGGTTGGCGCTGGCTCGCGCAGACCGGTAGGGTCAGGTTGCCGGGACGAGTGGCGAGGATGGCTGTGATTTTTTCACTGGTGGCGGCCTACATAGCCACCATCAAAGGCCAGTTCTCGGTTGATACCGCGGCCTCCTTTTTCGTGCTGGCGGTGGGCCTTAAATGGCTGGAATGCCGATCGAACAGGGATTATTACGTCCTGTTCTTTATTCTGGTGTATCTCGGTGGGGTCAACTTCCTGTTTCGTCAGGAGATATATTGGGCGCTGTTAAATTTTGCGGCGCTCGGGGGCTTGCTGGTTGGTTTGCAGCTGCTGAATGCGCCTGACTTGCCCCATGGCATCGCCTCTGGCTGGCGACGCCTCGGTGGGCTGATGTTCAAAACACTGCCGATTGTTGTGCTGTTGTTTATCTTTTTTCCGCGAATGGCGCCGTTATGGAGCGTTCCGCTGGTCTCCAGCGAGGCCCGGACGGGGATTTCCGAATCCATGAGCCCTGGCGATATCTCCAATCTGGCCCAGAGTGATGAGCGTGCATTCCGTGTCACCTTTGGTGGGGAGGCGCCCCCGCATCGCGATCGTTACTGGCGTGGTTTGATCCTCGATTATCTGGATGGCGAAACCTGGCGCCAGGCCGCCGGCGAAGGATATCGTCGGCCGGGGCGGGTTGCGAATGATGGCGGTGTCGGTGAGCTTGAGCCTGATGAATATGAAGTCCTGCTCGAACCCACCGACCAGCACTGGGCATTTGCGTTGGAGGGCTCTGAAGCTGCATCCCGAAACGTGGTTGAGGAATCGGAAGATCTGTTCCGGTTCCAGAGGCCGGCAGACACGGCGGTCCGTTACCGACTGGCTTTCGAGGGCGGCTCGCGAGATTCAGTTCCCGAGCTGGCCATGGATCAGCGTCGCCGTTACCTGCAATTGCCTGAGACCGGGAACCCGAGGGCCCGGCAGTTGGGTGAGTCTCTGAGGTCGCGAATGAGTGATGCGGAGATGGTCGACGCGCTGTTGAGTCGTTTTCGTAACCAGCCTTACTACTACACGCTCAGGCCGCCTCGTATGGCTGAAGATGGCATCGACACGCTGTTGTTTGATGCTCGCCGGGGCTTTTGCGCCCACTATGCCGGTGCGACCACATTCGTTCTGCGCGCAGCAGGCGTGCCCGCCCGAGTTGTTGTCGGGTATCAGGGCGGGGAATCCGGAGCGAATAACGAATACCTGATTGTGCGTCAGTACGACGCGCACGCATGGGTGGAGGTCTGGATTGAGGGGCAGGGCTGGACACGAGTTGACCCCACTGCAGTCATTGCGCCCTCGCGTATTGAATCCGGGCTTCGTGAGGCGGTCGCAGAGGAAGGTTCGTTTTTAGAAGAGCGCTGGGCGTCTCCGCAGCGTTACAGTGATATTCAGGTTGTCCGGTGGCTAAGCCATCAGCTGGACCGGGTGAATTACACCTGGCAGCGTTGGGTCGTTGGCTACCAGGGAGAGAGCCAGATGGACCTGCTTTCCCGCTTGCCGGGCGGTCTTGGTTTGAAGGAGCTGGGCTATATTTCTGCTGGCATCGCAGGCTTGGGTTTATTGATGGCTGCCCTGGTTTCAGCCTTGAAGGTAAGGCGGGGGGAGCGAAAGGACGGCTTTGATCGGGCCGTCGTTGCCTGGCACCGCCTGAGCGCGGCCGCCGGTGTCCCGGCGCGCACCGGTGAAACGCCGAGCGAACTGGCCGCAAGGCTGGGTGAAGCCGTTCCCGGAGCCTCGCAATCTGCCCGGCTCTTTGCCCAGGGAGTTAACAGTCATTACTATAAGGCCGGCGCAGGCGATGGCAGTTCTGATCTGGCCCGTATGCGGCGCCTGCTGGCAATTATGAAGAAGCAGCTGCGACATTCCCGCTCGAACAGGAAAGATTCGTGA
- a CDS encoding DNA polymerase III subunit delta': protein MTDIALEMPWLAKAWKTVQTGLRDDRLPHALIIAGERGVGKRAWADAVAQLLLCDQPITDAEGGPVACSVCKQCALLGASSHPDVRAYSPEKSKVIKVDQVRALTGFAVASPQVARRKIAIVDRADQLNINAANALLKTLEEPLPDVTLLLLQESGRPVLPTIRSRCQVLNIPAPGLEQAQAWLEAKTAEMDEAERPSPETLKKALMLAGNAPRLGLEYATGEFIQLRDEAFEQFRQFMKGQAPVTQAARAFKALGLEGALALFEGWAADLARLVAGGAAKDTEAAEMLGYLARTNPGWRAHQLQDKVNEARQAAVYNANPELEAAQLLIEWKKLMPKRRRAS, encoded by the coding sequence GTGACCGATATTGCACTGGAAATGCCCTGGCTTGCCAAAGCCTGGAAGACCGTTCAAACCGGATTGCGGGATGACCGGTTGCCCCACGCCCTGATCATTGCGGGCGAGCGGGGAGTAGGTAAGCGAGCCTGGGCCGACGCTGTTGCGCAGCTGCTGCTGTGCGACCAGCCGATAACCGACGCTGAGGGCGGGCCTGTGGCATGCAGCGTGTGCAAGCAATGCGCCTTGCTCGGGGCATCGAGTCATCCGGATGTTCGGGCCTACTCGCCGGAAAAGTCGAAGGTGATCAAGGTCGATCAGGTGCGGGCGTTGACTGGGTTTGCCGTGGCGTCACCCCAGGTGGCTCGTCGCAAGATCGCTATTGTCGATCGCGCGGATCAGTTGAATATCAACGCCGCCAACGCGTTGCTGAAAACGCTGGAAGAACCGTTGCCGGATGTGACGCTGTTGCTGCTGCAGGAAAGCGGTCGCCCGGTGTTGCCGACCATTCGCTCCCGCTGTCAGGTTCTCAATATTCCCGCCCCGGGACTCGAGCAGGCGCAGGCCTGGCTTGAGGCCAAAACTGCGGAAATGGATGAGGCGGAGCGGCCTTCTCCCGAAACCCTGAAGAAGGCCCTCATGCTTGCCGGGAATGCGCCCAGGCTTGGTCTCGAATACGCCACCGGCGAGTTCATTCAGCTCCGGGATGAGGCGTTTGAGCAATTCCGGCAGTTCATGAAAGGACAGGCCCCGGTAACCCAGGCGGCCCGCGCCTTCAAAGCGCTGGGGTTGGAGGGTGCCCTGGCTCTGTTTGAAGGCTGGGCGGCCGATCTTGCCAGGCTGGTCGCTGGTGGGGCAGCCAAGGATACCGAAGCGGCAGAGATGCTCGGATATTTGGCCAGAACCAATCCCGGCTGGCGGGCCCATCAACTTCAGGACAAGGTGAACGAGGCGCGCCAGGCGGCCGTATACAATGCAAACCCTGAGCTTGAAGCGGCGCAGTTGCTTATAGAGTGGAAAAAGCTGATGCCGAAGCGGCGGCGCGCGAGTTGA
- a CDS encoding PilZ domain-containing protein: MGPGFGARSGILTLTIKDKAVLYAAYMPYIRQGGLFIPTQKQYQLGDEVFLLLNLMDEPEKIPVAGKVIWITPKGAQGNRAAGIGVQFTGDDESARTKIESYLAGSLSSDRPTHTM; encoded by the coding sequence ATGGGGCCCGGATTTGGCGCACGCAGTGGCATACTTACCCTGACCATCAAAGACAAGGCAGTGCTTTACGCGGCCTATATGCCATATATCCGTCAGGGTGGCCTGTTTATCCCGACCCAGAAACAGTATCAGTTAGGTGACGAGGTCTTCCTGCTGCTGAATCTTATGGATGAGCCAGAGAAAATTCCCGTGGCCGGTAAGGTAATCTGGATTACGCCGAAAGGCGCTCAGGGAAACCGGGCTGCGGGCATTGGTGTCCAGTTTACCGGCGATGACGAATCCGCCCGGACCAAAATCGAGTCTTACCTTGCCGGCTCGCTGAGCTCAGACCGGCCGACCCATACCATGTAA
- a CDS encoding alpha/beta fold hydrolase, whose product MNAIDTSPGAIQAEAGYIEAAWPLKHITLAGVTWPASEPDPQAERPLLCVHGWLDNCLSFSKLAPSLSFHRTTHAVDLAGHGLSGHRALGHGYLLMDYVADLAELLDAHVFTGREQSVDLVGHSLGGIVCALYAAAFPERVEKLVMIDSLGALSKPVHQTVAQLRRSIEKRLAGSGKPVVYPDIDTAAQARAGGLSPLSHDAAHILTQRNMRPCEGGYVWRTDPRLRHPSPLMMTEEQVLASLRALQSPTLLIRADAGLLANRNGMEPRGAAIADLKNVTVPGGHHCHFDGNVQPVIETIRTFLNDE is encoded by the coding sequence ATGAACGCGATCGACACGTCGCCGGGGGCGATCCAGGCCGAGGCCGGTTACATCGAGGCTGCCTGGCCCCTCAAACACATCACGCTGGCCGGGGTCACCTGGCCCGCCAGCGAGCCGGATCCGCAAGCCGAGCGACCCCTGCTGTGTGTGCATGGCTGGCTAGATAACTGCCTGAGTTTTTCGAAGCTTGCACCTTCGCTTTCTTTCCACCGAACAACGCACGCGGTAGACCTCGCTGGCCACGGACTGTCCGGGCATCGCGCCTTGGGTCACGGCTATCTGTTGATGGACTACGTGGCGGATCTGGCAGAGCTGCTCGACGCTCACGTATTCACCGGCAGGGAACAATCTGTCGATCTGGTGGGGCACTCCCTGGGGGGAATTGTGTGCGCGCTATACGCGGCGGCGTTTCCTGAGAGAGTCGAAAAGCTGGTGATGATCGATAGCCTGGGTGCGCTGAGTAAACCTGTGCACCAGACCGTTGCCCAGCTTCGGCGCTCCATCGAAAAACGCCTGGCGGGGTCCGGCAAACCGGTGGTTTATCCCGATATCGATACAGCCGCACAGGCGAGGGCAGGTGGGTTGAGCCCGCTCAGCCATGACGCTGCTCACATCCTGACGCAAAGAAATATGCGACCGTGCGAAGGCGGGTACGTCTGGCGTACGGACCCACGGCTGCGCCACCCTTCGCCCTTGATGATGACTGAAGAACAAGTGCTGGCGTCATTGCGGGCGCTGCAGAGCCCGACTTTGCTGATCAGGGCCGACGCCGGATTACTCGCAAACCGAAACGGAATGGAGCCCAGAGGGGCGGCCATTGCCGATTTGAAGAACGTCACTGTGCCCGGTGGGCACCATTGCCATTTCGACGGGAATGTGCAGCCCGTTATTGAAACCATCAGAACCTTTCTAAATGATGAATAA
- a CDS encoding DUF4892 domain-containing protein, with the protein MMNKTTVRQALKPVFVWLLGAFPLAGWAAFPETAPEPFPQSELEDTASIRSSGHLVLFSPVREVRGEIRSETMARLPVEGEGRLYEIERDSDREKARDYYLKLLQAGGGQVLFECTGIACGRSNVWANQIFGQRKLYGRDANQDYLVAGTTAADGRRWLTLVYTVTRGNLREYIWVEHLEVTASVAIPGLGNLDRRIQGPVVVPWSGGVTHRFDWSANDRRRVADWARADSSTVVLTGFSSLNVGETFDEALERAERAVSSLSDVLAKTGVPTQQQRTLIVGPAVPFADPDRQGNRVEITVITQ; encoded by the coding sequence ATGATGAATAAGACAACCGTACGGCAAGCGTTAAAACCTGTTTTTGTGTGGCTTCTGGGTGCGTTTCCCCTGGCCGGCTGGGCGGCGTTCCCCGAGACAGCGCCAGAGCCCTTTCCACAGTCGGAGTTGGAGGACACGGCATCGATTCGCTCTTCCGGGCATTTGGTTCTCTTCAGCCCGGTTCGGGAAGTGAGGGGCGAAATCCGATCGGAAACCATGGCGCGACTTCCAGTTGAGGGCGAGGGGCGCTTGTATGAAATCGAGCGGGATTCCGATCGGGAGAAAGCGCGTGACTACTACCTGAAGTTGCTGCAGGCCGGCGGCGGCCAGGTACTGTTCGAGTGCACCGGAATTGCCTGCGGGCGCAGCAACGTTTGGGCGAACCAGATTTTTGGTCAACGTAAATTGTATGGTCGGGACGCGAATCAGGATTATCTCGTGGCGGGCACCACAGCGGCTGATGGTCGCCGTTGGCTGACGCTGGTCTACACGGTCACCCGGGGTAATTTGCGCGAGTACATCTGGGTCGAACACCTTGAGGTGACGGCGTCAGTCGCAATACCTGGCTTGGGTAACCTTGATCGCCGGATTCAGGGGCCGGTTGTGGTGCCCTGGTCCGGCGGCGTAACGCATCGATTCGACTGGTCAGCCAATGACCGCCGACGGGTGGCGGATTGGGCCCGGGCGGATTCGTCCACGGTGGTGCTGACCGGGTTTTCGTCACTGAATGTAGGAGAGACTTTCGACGAAGCCCTGGAAAGAGCCGAACGCGCGGTTTCGTCTCTGTCTGACGTTTTGGCCAAGACAGGGGTGCCGACACAACAGCAGAGAACACTCATCGTGGGCCCGGCCGTGCCCTTTGCCGACCCAGATCGTCAGGGCAATCGGGTGGAAATTACCGTTATCACGCAATAA
- a CDS encoding patatin-like phospholipase family protein, protein MTLGSGGARGYAHIGAIEVLEERGYDIVAISGCSMGALIGGVYGAGKLQDYKDWVTGLGQFDVLKLLDVTFNAVGAIRGEKIFSVVREMLGDIRIEDLPFAYTAVATDLLSHKEVWFQEGPLDRAIRASVAIPGLVTPLVLNGRVMVDGALLNPLPIIPTISAHADLIVAVNLAGEEERQGPNQIPDAAFVQADEGSDMEEWVEAIREKASRWFDWDNIKSLTAKKSEQGEPGDDKVLREIKKREDKDEDKRSAAQKKSDEKETIDWDKLGIGKFDVMNLTIETMQSALVQYKIAGYPPDLLVNLPKNACRSYDYHKAPELIQLGRERMAAALDRYERNRNSSGPLST, encoded by the coding sequence CTGACGCTTGGGAGCGGGGGTGCCAGAGGCTACGCCCATATTGGCGCTATCGAGGTCCTTGAGGAAAGAGGCTACGACATCGTCGCTATTTCGGGATGTTCCATGGGGGCTCTGATCGGAGGCGTCTATGGCGCCGGTAAATTGCAGGATTACAAAGATTGGGTAACCGGTCTTGGGCAGTTTGACGTACTCAAGCTGCTGGATGTGACGTTCAACGCGGTTGGCGCCATCCGTGGGGAAAAGATTTTTTCCGTGGTGCGCGAAATGCTCGGCGATATCCGGATCGAAGACCTGCCCTTCGCCTACACTGCGGTTGCTACTGATTTGCTCTCACACAAGGAAGTCTGGTTCCAGGAGGGGCCTTTGGATCGGGCCATTCGTGCCTCCGTTGCCATTCCCGGGCTGGTTACCCCTCTTGTCTTGAATGGGCGCGTGATGGTGGATGGCGCCTTGTTGAACCCGCTGCCCATTATTCCCACGATTTCAGCCCATGCTGACCTGATTGTGGCCGTTAATCTGGCCGGCGAAGAAGAGCGTCAGGGGCCGAATCAAATCCCCGATGCCGCGTTTGTTCAGGCGGATGAAGGCAGCGATATGGAAGAGTGGGTAGAGGCCATTCGCGAAAAGGCGTCGCGCTGGTTCGACTGGGACAACATTAAATCCCTGACGGCGAAAAAATCAGAACAAGGTGAACCAGGCGACGACAAAGTGCTCCGCGAAATCAAAAAACGTGAGGACAAGGACGAAGACAAGCGCTCTGCTGCCCAGAAGAAAAGTGATGAAAAGGAAACCATCGACTGGGACAAGCTGGGTATCGGCAAATTTGATGTGATGAACCTGACCATTGAAACGATGCAGAGCGCCCTCGTTCAGTACAAGATTGCCGGCTACCCGCCGGACTTGCTGGTCAATCTGCCCAAAAACGCCTGCCGCAGTTACGACTACCACAAAGCGCCTGAGCTGATTCAGCTGGGTCGCGAACGAATGGCGGCTGCGCTGGATCGCTACGAGCGGAATCGGAATAGCTCCGGCCCGCTGTCCACATGA